One region of Cyanobium sp. M30B3 genomic DNA includes:
- a CDS encoding glycosyltransferase family 2 protein: protein MSPLPSINLITPCRNRAKYLRSSLPSWLACPQLQRIIVVDFNSTTPVINELNDLIDERVTVVRVEDEPLWRQGRAQNVGLRLTDAELVLKMDADVALVDIRPYVDQMADHPTIFFKGFSKLGTSSGLCLAPRRWMRAAGGYHDHMSGWGADDLDVYRRLKKQKLKPLIFKPESFSEQRQTMAGKNSEAPLLDSELLSDPKRLASQPFFSNFRNILLATIQRQTKHRALRWRYNQAEDNPNLVYATMKPSSLWRIQLARHHIELANILALAYYERTESAWTLMNATTFQEALHHHQLPRCRSRREREALIATLPQRRLKLREFAQALGVDLQTNPMPA, encoded by the coding sequence ATGAGCCCACTGCCCAGCATCAACCTGATCACACCCTGCCGGAATAGGGCGAAGTATCTGCGTTCCAGCCTGCCCTCGTGGCTCGCCTGCCCCCAACTGCAGAGGATCATCGTGGTGGACTTCAACTCCACCACGCCGGTGATCAATGAACTCAACGACCTGATCGACGAGCGGGTCACAGTGGTACGGGTGGAGGATGAGCCGCTCTGGCGCCAGGGCCGGGCACAGAACGTTGGCCTGAGGCTGACCGATGCTGAATTGGTGCTGAAGATGGATGCCGATGTGGCACTCGTGGATATCAGGCCCTATGTGGACCAGATGGCAGATCATCCCACTATTTTTTTCAAAGGTTTCAGCAAGCTGGGCACATCGTCCGGCCTCTGCTTGGCCCCGCGCCGGTGGATGCGGGCCGCTGGCGGTTATCACGATCACATGTCGGGCTGGGGAGCAGACGATTTGGACGTCTACCGACGACTGAAAAAACAGAAGCTCAAGCCACTGATCTTCAAGCCTGAGAGCTTCTCTGAACAACGCCAGACGATGGCCGGCAAGAACTCCGAGGCGCCATTGCTGGATAGTGAACTGCTCAGCGACCCCAAGAGGCTGGCCAGCCAACCATTTTTCAGCAACTTCCGCAACATCCTGCTGGCCACGATCCAGCGACAGACCAAACACCGAGCCCTGCGCTGGCGTTACAACCAAGCCGAAGACAATCCGAATCTAGTTTATGCAACGATGAAACCATCAAGCCTCTGGCGAATCCAGCTGGCACGGCACCATATCGAACTAGCCAATATCCTGGCCCTTGCCTACTACGAGAGAACAGAGTCGGCATGGACACTGATGAACGCGACCACGTTTCAGGAGGCACTTCACCACCATCAATTGCCGCGCTGCCGCAGCCGCAGAGAGCGCGAGGCCTTGATCGCCACACTGCCTCAGCGGCGCCTGAAGCTGCGCGAGTTCGCCCAGGCCCTTGGAGTTGATCTCCAGACGAATCCAATGCCGGCTTAG
- a CDS encoding sulfotransferase family protein, translating to MSEHFILLRNLPLIYGRVPKVANSSVKAALTRLLAQPPEEGYRTTADGFWRKGTHGETTMISAEQALLRRSSHFIFSFVRNPFDRLVSAYNNKLIENDSLSTAMQRMGLERLMPFRRFLEVVAATADADLDVHLLPQSSILCVDGVPVPGFIGQMEAMAEHWQLLRQRMRQAGLPALGKLPSKNVRRTDGSDLSQYFSDDSLIALARDRYRQDVEVFYGANELEQLARGQLSATPSPLERWSPPLPV from the coding sequence GTGAGCGAGCACTTCATCCTGTTGCGGAACCTGCCTCTGATCTACGGACGGGTGCCGAAGGTGGCCAATTCCTCGGTGAAGGCAGCCCTCACCCGTCTGCTGGCCCAGCCGCCGGAGGAGGGCTACCGCACCACGGCCGACGGCTTCTGGCGCAAGGGCACCCACGGGGAAACCACCATGATCAGCGCCGAGCAGGCCCTGCTGCGGCGCAGCAGCCACTTCATCTTCAGCTTCGTGCGCAACCCCTTTGACCGGCTGGTGTCGGCGTACAACAACAAGCTGATCGAGAACGACAGCCTCTCCACGGCCATGCAGCGGATGGGGCTGGAGCGGCTGATGCCCTTCCGCCGCTTTCTGGAGGTGGTGGCCGCCACCGCCGACGCCGATCTCGACGTGCACCTGCTGCCCCAGAGCAGCATCCTCTGTGTGGACGGGGTGCCCGTGCCGGGGTTCATCGGCCAGATGGAGGCGATGGCCGAGCACTGGCAGCTGCTGCGCCAGCGGATGCGCCAGGCGGGTCTGCCCGCCCTGGGCAAGCTGCCCAGCAAGAACGTGCGGCGCACCGACGGCAGCGACCTCAGCCAGTACTTCAGTGACGACAGCCTGATCGCCCTGGCGCGGGACCGTTACCGCCAGGACGTGGAGGTGTTCTATGGAGCGAACGAGCTGGAGCAACTGGCGCGCGGACAGCTCAGCGCCACGCCCAGCCCGCTGGAACGCTGGAGCCCGCCGCTGCCCGTGTAA
- a CDS encoding beta-ketoacyl-[acyl-carrier-protein] synthase family protein, protein MVRPTERLAVTGWGCITPLGASVDATWEATLAGRTGISAVTESWAADLPARIAGRVQADLSAGLEPLQQRRLDRCAQLALLAARQAWAHAAPHCQGVDPRRVAVVIGTGIGGLATLERQHTNLLQAGPGRVNPLTVPMLIPNAAAGQIAIDLGLHAGAHTPVSACAAGAEALLLAQLLLHDDRADVVLAGGSEAPVNRLGLVGFAAMRALSCRNDAPELASRPYAQDRDGFVLSEGAGVLVLQRAGDLASEGPPVHGWLQACGSSSDGHHIVAPEPEGLQASQAITDALRRAGLEAADLSFVQAHATGTSVGDLAEARALRRGLGSAVDSLPVTAPKGQLGHLLGAAGAVETILALQALRHGMVPRSINCTPVDPAIGLAVVQDRAHPLGGGGRERYALKNAFGFGGHNISWILAA, encoded by the coding sequence ATGGTCAGGCCCACTGAACGCCTGGCCGTCACCGGCTGGGGGTGCATCACCCCCCTCGGCGCCAGTGTGGATGCCACATGGGAGGCCACCCTGGCCGGCCGCACAGGCATCTCGGCGGTCACGGAGAGCTGGGCGGCCGACCTGCCGGCCAGGATTGCCGGCCGGGTGCAAGCGGATCTCAGCGCCGGCCTCGAGCCCCTGCAGCAGCGGCGCCTCGACCGCTGCGCCCAGCTGGCCCTGCTGGCGGCCCGTCAGGCCTGGGCCCACGCAGCCCCCCATTGCCAGGGGGTGGACCCCCGCCGGGTTGCGGTGGTGATCGGCACCGGCATCGGCGGCCTGGCCACCCTGGAGCGCCAGCACACCAACCTGCTACAGGCCGGGCCGGGGCGGGTGAATCCGCTCACGGTGCCGATGCTGATCCCCAACGCGGCGGCGGGCCAGATCGCCATCGACCTGGGCCTGCATGCCGGGGCCCACACGCCGGTTTCAGCCTGTGCGGCCGGCGCCGAAGCCCTGCTTCTGGCCCAGCTGCTGCTGCATGACGACCGGGCCGATGTGGTGCTGGCCGGTGGCAGTGAGGCCCCGGTGAACCGTCTCGGGCTGGTGGGATTTGCCGCCATGCGAGCCCTCTCCTGCCGCAACGACGCACCGGAGCTGGCCTCCCGCCCCTACGCCCAGGACCGGGATGGCTTTGTGCTCTCAGAGGGGGCGGGTGTGCTGGTGCTGCAACGGGCCGGCGATCTGGCCAGCGAAGGGCCGCCTGTCCATGGATGGCTGCAGGCCTGCGGCAGCAGCAGTGACGGCCACCACATCGTGGCCCCGGAACCCGAAGGCCTGCAGGCCAGCCAGGCGATCACCGATGCCCTGCGGCGGGCCGGCCTGGAGGCGGCCGATCTGTCGTTCGTCCAGGCCCATGCCACCGGCACATCCGTGGGTGACCTGGCGGAGGCCAGGGCCCTGCGTCGCGGCCTCGGCTCTGCGGTGGACTCCCTGCCGGTCACCGCTCCCAAGGGTCAGCTCGGCCATCTGCTGGGGGCCGCAGGGGCCGTGGAAACGATCCTGGCGTTGCAGGCCCTGCGCCACGGCATGGTGCCCCGCAGCATCAATTGCACCCCCGTGGATCCGGCGATTGGCCTGGCTGTGGTCCAGGACCGCGCCCACCCGCTCGGTGGCGGCGGGCGGGAGCGCTACGCCCTCAAGAACGCCTTCGGCTTCGGGGGGCACAACATCAGCTGGATTCTGGCGGCGTGA
- a CDS encoding capsular polysaccharide biosynthesis protein, giving the protein MLRHATLPALLGSYRLVRGSGRCRHAPLDGLLAWGRKPSARPAERIGAARGLPLWRCEDAFLRSLGLGPDSPPLGLLLDDLGVYYDVTAPSRMEQAIARPHSTAELERAAALRQLWCQARVSKYNGAPDAPAPAGPFVLVVDQTAGDLSIALGAASAASFTAMLEAALAAHPGATVVVKTHPDVAAGRKRGHFSPRQLAGSRIVLEASGGHPAALLERAEAVYVVTSQLGFEALLHGRPVHCFGLPFYAGWGLTHDQLPAPSRRRAAGRRRLADLVHGALIEGALYIDPHQHRPCSVEELVAAIGLQRRLRGALPEPIEAFGFTPWKQRVLRRFLPVRRLRFRFPWQRPGRSAALVAIWGRRAQPGLLGAVERRRLPLLHVEDGFLRSVGLGADLIDPISWVLDRRGIYYDASAPSDLEHQLAHGQWSQAQLERAARLRQRLVEGAITKYNLSAPAWRRPEGARRVVLVVGQVESDASIRLGAPGLRGNLALLEAVRRAEHGAYLVYKPHPDVVAGLCREGEGEARAAQCCDEVLVEASIQQLFTQIDALHVLTSIAGFEALLRGLEVHTWGLPFYAGWGLSHDRCRSERRGRQLGVDALVHGALIDYPRYVSRHSGLFIEPEQAIDELLAWRAAPPQPLSLRQRIFRHWGRLRRR; this is encoded by the coding sequence ATGCTCCGCCATGCCACGCTTCCGGCCCTGCTGGGGTCCTACCGCCTGGTGCGGGGTTCCGGCCGCTGCCGGCATGCTCCGCTCGATGGCCTGCTGGCGTGGGGGCGCAAGCCCAGTGCCCGCCCCGCCGAGCGCATCGGCGCCGCCCGGGGTCTCCCCCTCTGGCGTTGTGAGGACGCCTTTCTGCGCTCCCTGGGCCTGGGGCCCGACAGCCCGCCCCTGGGGCTGCTGCTCGACGACCTGGGGGTGTACTACGACGTCACGGCCCCCAGCCGCATGGAGCAGGCGATCGCCCGGCCCCACAGCACGGCCGAGCTGGAGCGGGCCGCGGCCCTGCGGCAGCTCTGGTGCCAAGCCCGTGTCAGCAAGTACAACGGCGCCCCGGATGCCCCCGCCCCCGCCGGCCCCTTCGTCCTGGTGGTCGACCAGACCGCCGGCGACCTCTCCATTGCCCTCGGGGCGGCCAGCGCTGCCAGCTTCACCGCCATGCTCGAGGCCGCCCTGGCGGCCCACCCCGGCGCCACGGTGGTGGTGAAGACCCACCCGGATGTGGCGGCGGGCCGCAAGCGCGGCCATTTCAGCCCCCGCCAGCTGGCCGGTTCCCGCATCGTGCTCGAGGCCAGCGGCGGCCACCCCGCCGCCCTGCTGGAGCGGGCCGAGGCCGTGTATGTGGTGACCTCCCAGCTGGGCTTCGAGGCCCTGCTGCACGGCAGGCCGGTGCACTGCTTCGGCCTGCCCTTCTACGCGGGCTGGGGCCTCACCCACGACCAGCTCCCCGCCCCGTCCCGGCGCCGGGCGGCCGGGCGCCGCCGGCTGGCGGACCTGGTGCATGGGGCCCTGATCGAGGGGGCGCTCTACATCGATCCCCACCAGCACCGGCCCTGCAGCGTGGAGGAGCTGGTGGCCGCCATCGGCCTGCAGCGGCGCCTGCGCGGGGCCCTGCCCGAGCCGATCGAGGCCTTCGGCTTCACCCCCTGGAAGCAGCGGGTGCTGCGCCGCTTCCTGCCGGTGCGGCGGCTGCGCTTCCGCTTCCCCTGGCAGCGCCCGGGCCGCTCAGCCGCCCTGGTGGCGATCTGGGGCCGCCGCGCCCAGCCCGGCCTGCTGGGGGCGGTGGAGCGCCGCCGGCTGCCCCTGCTGCACGTGGAGGATGGCTTCCTGCGCTCGGTGGGCCTCGGGGCCGACCTGATCGATCCGATCTCCTGGGTGCTGGATCGCCGCGGCATCTACTACGACGCCAGCGCCCCCAGCGACCTGGAGCACCAGCTGGCCCACGGCCAGTGGAGCCAAGCCCAGCTGGAGCGGGCCGCCCGCCTGCGCCAGCGGCTGGTGGAGGGGGCCATCACCAAGTACAACCTCAGCGCCCCGGCCTGGCGGCGTCCCGAGGGCGCCCGGCGGGTGGTGCTGGTGGTGGGCCAGGTGGAGTCGGATGCCTCGATCCGCCTCGGCGCGCCGGGCCTGCGCGGCAACCTGGCCCTGCTGGAGGCGGTGCGCCGGGCCGAGCACGGGGCCTATCTGGTGTACAAACCGCACCCCGACGTGGTGGCCGGTCTCTGCCGCGAGGGGGAGGGGGAGGCCAGGGCCGCCCAGTGCTGCGATGAGGTGCTGGTGGAGGCCTCGATCCAGCAGCTGTTCACCCAGATCGATGCCCTGCACGTGCTCACCTCGATCGCCGGCTTCGAGGCGCTGCTGCGCGGGCTGGAGGTGCACACCTGGGGCCTGCCCTTCTACGCCGGCTGGGGGCTCAGCCACGACCGCTGCCGCAGCGAGCGGCGTGGGCGCCAGCTCGGGGTTGATGCCCTCGTGCATGGGGCCCTGATCGACTATCCCCGCTACGTGAGCCGCCACAGCGGCCTGTTCATCGAGCCGGAGCAGGCCATCGACGAACTGCTGGCCTGGCGCGCCGCCCCGCCCCAGCCCCTCAGCCTGCGCCAGCGGATCTTCCGCCACTGGGGCCGCCTGCGGCGGCGCTGA
- a CDS encoding capsule biosynthesis protein yields MGPIGLFFARFCNYLRGCGIPVTKVSFPLHEYGFPRDVRVPFSGPMEEWRPFLRQLLAERGIRHVFMYGDFIIPHRIAIEEAQRAGIGAWVFELGYIRPNYVSLERDRVNARSNLNKPVEFYQALPPVNRLPGGTLDPGWRWRKIWKAPTFIQHAFTEYPIIEGEHKLQPSPRFLWCQLRGSWRFWLYRLQERPIKQRLLEHLSFFLVVLQVSSDSQIQLGSPYRGMHEFIEDVIRSFAAHAHASDHLAFKHHPRDRGYNHYGRLIQLLALRYGVAGRIHYFHDGALSRFLRTCRGVVTVNSTVGLQALYHAVPTKVMGNTFYNLPGLTDQKPLDQFWQEPTTSDRPLFYRFYAHLVTTTQVNGNFDGDFPFRLTFPIGPEARRLAPAPRLPDAPRSPAAGGWDVPWRVFRRACWGVSYFLVYGVQLLALALGRRRLAANLLVVTAQVGLRALGVSVVVDDSQPAEPAGRPVVHLWNHESPVDVLVVQGVLRLPSITTASLHLSRIMPWFSASAANAGHGLMDHRDGRSRTSALYRASATLAARGQVMLAPNGSLVTPISQRVSASALLLARRHGALIVPWTFSYYGLSTSAEALYRPLKLLVSRLQAPLATIHCRRGRAEDLGLPERGCDRDTFVRAVQAYYARTSTGSSSVVTPPESS; encoded by the coding sequence ATGGGTCCGATCGGTCTGTTCTTCGCCCGCTTCTGCAACTACCTGCGGGGCTGTGGGATTCCGGTCACCAAGGTGTCCTTCCCCCTGCACGAGTACGGCTTTCCCCGTGATGTGCGGGTGCCCTTCAGCGGCCCGATGGAGGAGTGGCGCCCGTTCCTGCGCCAGCTGCTGGCGGAACGGGGCATTCGCCACGTCTTCATGTATGGCGATTTCATCATTCCCCACCGCATCGCCATCGAGGAGGCCCAGCGGGCGGGGATTGGGGCCTGGGTGTTTGAACTGGGCTATATCCGCCCCAATTACGTGAGTCTGGAGCGGGATCGGGTCAATGCCCGCTCCAATCTCAACAAGCCCGTGGAGTTCTACCAGGCGCTGCCGCCTGTGAACAGGCTGCCCGGCGGAACCCTGGATCCCGGTTGGCGCTGGCGCAAGATCTGGAAGGCTCCCACTTTCATTCAGCATGCCTTCACCGAATACCCGATCATTGAAGGCGAGCACAAGCTGCAGCCTTCGCCCCGTTTTCTGTGGTGTCAGCTGCGTGGTAGCTGGCGCTTCTGGCTGTATCGCCTGCAGGAACGTCCGATCAAGCAGCGACTGCTGGAGCATCTCTCCTTCTTTCTCGTGGTGTTGCAGGTCTCCAGTGACTCCCAGATCCAGCTGGGGTCGCCCTATCGGGGCATGCATGAATTCATCGAGGATGTGATTCGCTCGTTTGCGGCCCATGCCCACGCCTCTGATCACCTGGCCTTCAAGCATCACCCGCGCGATCGGGGCTACAACCATTACGGGCGTCTGATCCAGCTGTTGGCTCTGCGCTATGGCGTGGCTGGTCGTATTCATTATTTCCATGATGGCGCCCTGAGCCGCTTTCTCCGCACCTGTCGGGGTGTGGTAACGGTGAACAGTACGGTTGGATTGCAGGCGCTTTATCATGCTGTTCCCACCAAGGTGATGGGCAACACTTTCTACAACCTGCCGGGTCTCACCGATCAGAAGCCCCTCGATCAGTTCTGGCAGGAGCCCACCACCAGCGACCGCCCGCTCTTCTACCGCTTCTATGCCCACCTGGTGACCACCACCCAGGTGAATGGCAACTTCGATGGCGATTTCCCGTTCCGGCTCACCTTCCCGATCGGGCCGGAGGCCAGGCGGCTGGCGCCGGCGCCCCGGCTGCCGGATGCCCCCCGCAGCCCCGCAGCCGGGGGCTGGGACGTGCCCTGGCGGGTGTTCCGGCGCGCCTGCTGGGGCGTGTCCTACTTCCTCGTCTACGGGGTCCAGCTGCTCGCCCTGGCCCTGGGGCGACGCCGGCTGGCCGCCAACCTGCTGGTGGTCACGGCCCAGGTGGGCCTGCGGGCGCTGGGGGTGAGCGTGGTGGTGGATGACAGCCAGCCGGCCGAACCGGCGGGCAGGCCCGTGGTGCATCTCTGGAACCATGAAAGTCCCGTGGATGTGCTGGTGGTGCAAGGGGTGCTCCGGCTGCCCAGCATCACCACCGCCAGCCTGCATCTCAGCCGGATCATGCCCTGGTTCTCGGCCTCCGCCGCCAATGCCGGGCACGGCCTGATGGATCATCGCGATGGGCGATCGCGCACCTCCGCCCTCTACCGCGCCTCGGCCACCCTGGCTGCCCGGGGGCAGGTGATGCTGGCCCCCAACGGCTCCCTGGTGACGCCGATCAGCCAGCGGGTGTCGGCCAGTGCCCTGTTGCTGGCCCGCAGGCATGGCGCCCTGATCGTGCCCTGGACGTTCAGCTACTACGGCCTCTCCACCTCGGCTGAGGCGCTGTACCGCCCGTTGAAGCTGCTGGTCTCCCGTCTCCAGGCGCCCCTGGCCACCATTCACTGCCGCAGAGGCAGGGCGGAGGACCTCGGTCTGCCGGAGCGGGGCTGTGATCGCGACACCTTTGTGAGAGCGGTGCAGGCGTACTACGCCCGGACCAGCACCGGCAGCTCGTCCGTGGTCACGCCGCCAGAATCCAGCTGA
- a CDS encoding acylneuraminate cytidylyltransferase family protein, with protein sequence MTSVQGEPRIPIDPLLPPLAVIPARGGSKGIPGKNLRPVGGVPLLARSVRAARSARALGAVWVSSDDGAIGALAEREGAGWLRRPAAIAGDQASSESALLHALGTLAQAGPLPGTFVFLQCTSPFTTATQIDAVVHALEGSTANMAFSVVPWHGFLWRQDAQGHGVGVNHDARLPRQRRQDLEPTYLETGAIYAIRTLPFLEQGNRFVLPALPVAIEALAPEIDSPHDLSVCERLAPLLDGAGEGRSDAQAGAVR encoded by the coding sequence ATGACGAGCGTGCAGGGTGAGCCACGAATCCCCATCGATCCCCTGCTGCCGCCGCTGGCCGTGATCCCGGCCCGCGGTGGCTCCAAGGGCATCCCCGGCAAAAACCTCCGGCCGGTGGGCGGAGTGCCCCTGCTGGCCCGCAGCGTGCGCGCCGCCCGCAGCGCCAGGGCCCTGGGTGCGGTGTGGGTGAGCAGCGACGACGGGGCCATCGGCGCCCTGGCGGAGCGGGAGGGGGCCGGCTGGCTGCGGCGCCCAGCCGCCATCGCCGGCGACCAGGCCTCCTCGGAGTCGGCCCTGCTGCACGCCCTGGGCACCCTGGCCCAGGCCGGCCCGCTACCCGGTACGTTCGTATTTCTGCAGTGCACGTCTCCGTTCACCACCGCCACCCAGATCGATGCGGTGGTGCATGCGCTGGAGGGAAGCACCGCCAACATGGCCTTCAGTGTGGTGCCCTGGCATGGCTTTCTCTGGCGCCAGGACGCCCAGGGCCACGGCGTGGGGGTGAATCACGACGCCCGCCTGCCGCGCCAGCGGCGCCAGGACCTTGAGCCCACCTACCTGGAGACCGGCGCCATCTACGCCATCCGCACCCTGCCCTTCCTGGAGCAGGGCAACCGCTTTGTGCTGCCCGCCCTGCCCGTGGCGATTGAAGCCCTGGCCCCGGAGATCGACAGCCCGCACGACCTCTCCGTCTGCGAGCGACTGGCTCCCCTGCTGGATGGCGCGGGAGAGGGCCGCTCGGATGCCCAGGCCGGGGCCGTCCGATGA
- a CDS encoding N-acetylneuraminate synthase family protein has protein sequence MQAVQIERNFTQFVVFAEDAILTALNKITANQCRLIFVVSEGGILQGVLSDGDFRRWIAATDVIDLGRPVTAAMNPDCVTAPEDSGATDLAGLFSQKIQVIPLLDDHGRVVAVARGGQRQLLLDGRAIGEGAPAFLIAEIGNNHNGSLELALQLIDAAAAAGADCAKFQMRDMGQLYVNAGDSNDMASDLGTQYTLDLLERFQLSDDELFRCFDHTVDRGLIPLCTPWDTTSLAKLERWGMAGYKVASADFTNHDLLSAIAATGKPLIASTGMATELEISAGIRHLREQSASFALLHCNSTYPTPFKDVNLRYLRRLAELAEAPVGYSGHERGYAVPVAAVALGAAVIEKHITLDRGMEGNDHKVSLLPEEFTAMVAGIRAVEESMGSEAARSLSQGELMNREVLAKSLVAACPIPAGTVISREMVRIQSPGQGLQPYRLDDLLGRSLASDKAEGDFFFESDLNRPAARPRPYRFANPFGVPVRYHDLEQFRGVSNLDLVEIHLSYKDVEVDIDAVLPERVPMGLVVHAPELFAGDHTLDLCSEEADYRRHSVAELQRVLDLSARLRTRFHCPAPVLLVTNVGGFSANRHLSQPEREPLLERLAISLAELRCDGVEIIPQTMPPFPWHFGGQRYHNLFVDADCIERFCRQQGLRVCLDVSHSKLACNHLREPFSRFLERILPFTAHLHLADAAGVDGEGLQIDEGDVDWPQLLSQLTRLAPGASFIPEIWQGHKNNGEGAWLALERLERHQLAVGPSLVAA, from the coding sequence GTGCAAGCGGTGCAGATCGAGCGGAACTTCACCCAGTTCGTGGTCTTCGCGGAAGACGCGATTCTCACCGCCCTCAACAAGATCACGGCCAACCAGTGCCGGCTGATCTTCGTGGTGTCGGAGGGGGGAATCCTCCAGGGCGTGCTCAGCGACGGCGATTTCCGCCGCTGGATCGCCGCCACCGATGTGATCGACCTGGGCCGGCCGGTGACGGCCGCCATGAATCCCGACTGCGTCACGGCCCCTGAAGACAGCGGGGCCACCGACCTGGCGGGCCTGTTCTCCCAGAAGATCCAGGTGATCCCCCTGCTCGACGACCACGGCCGGGTGGTGGCCGTGGCCAGGGGAGGCCAGCGCCAGCTCCTGCTCGATGGGCGGGCGATCGGCGAAGGCGCCCCGGCCTTCCTGATCGCCGAGATCGGCAACAACCACAACGGCTCCCTGGAGCTGGCCCTGCAGCTGATCGATGCGGCCGCGGCCGCCGGCGCCGACTGCGCCAAGTTCCAGATGCGCGACATGGGGCAGCTGTACGTGAACGCGGGCGACAGCAACGACATGGCGTCGGATCTGGGCACCCAGTACACGCTCGACCTGCTGGAGCGCTTCCAGCTGAGCGACGACGAGCTGTTCCGCTGTTTCGACCACACGGTGGACCGGGGCCTGATCCCCCTCTGCACCCCCTGGGACACCACCAGCCTGGCCAAGCTGGAGCGCTGGGGGATGGCCGGCTACAAGGTGGCCTCGGCCGACTTCACCAACCACGATCTGCTCAGTGCCATCGCCGCCACCGGCAAGCCCCTGATCGCCTCCACCGGCATGGCCACCGAGCTGGAAATCAGCGCCGGCATCCGCCACCTGCGCGAGCAGAGCGCCTCCTTTGCCCTGCTGCACTGCAACTCCACCTATCCCACCCCGTTCAAGGACGTGAACCTGCGCTACCTGCGCCGGCTGGCGGAGCTGGCCGAGGCGCCGGTGGGCTACTCGGGCCACGAGCGGGGCTACGCGGTGCCGGTCGCGGCCGTGGCCCTCGGGGCCGCAGTGATCGAGAAGCACATCACCCTCGACCGGGGGATGGAGGGCAACGACCACAAGGTGAGCCTGCTGCCGGAGGAGTTCACGGCCATGGTGGCGGGCATCCGGGCGGTGGAGGAGTCGATGGGCAGCGAGGCGGCCCGCAGCCTCAGCCAGGGGGAGCTGATGAACCGGGAGGTGCTGGCCAAGAGCCTGGTGGCCGCCTGCCCGATCCCCGCCGGCACGGTGATCAGCCGGGAGATGGTGCGCATCCAGAGCCCCGGCCAGGGCCTGCAGCCCTACCGGCTCGACGACCTGCTCGGCCGCAGCCTGGCCAGCGACAAGGCCGAGGGCGACTTCTTCTTTGAATCCGACCTGAATCGTCCAGCCGCCCGACCGCGCCCCTACCGCTTCGCCAATCCCTTCGGCGTGCCGGTGCGCTACCACGACCTCGAGCAGTTCCGCGGGGTGAGCAACCTCGATCTGGTGGAGATCCACCTCAGCTACAAGGACGTGGAGGTGGACATCGACGCGGTGCTGCCGGAGCGGGTGCCGATGGGCCTGGTGGTGCATGCCCCGGAGCTGTTCGCCGGCGACCACACCCTCGACCTCTGCAGCGAGGAGGCGGACTACCGGCGCCACTCGGTGGCTGAACTCCAGCGCGTGCTCGACCTCTCCGCCCGCCTGCGCACCCGTTTCCACTGCCCGGCCCCGGTGCTGCTGGTGACGAATGTGGGGGGCTTCTCCGCCAACCGCCACCTCAGCCAGCCGGAGCGGGAACCGCTGCTGGAGCGACTGGCCATCAGCCTGGCGGAGCTGCGCTGCGACGGGGTGGAGATCATTCCCCAGACCATGCCGCCCTTCCCCTGGCACTTCGGCGGCCAGCGTTATCACAACCTGTTCGTCGACGCCGACTGCATCGAGCGCTTCTGCCGGCAGCAGGGTCTGCGGGTGTGTCTCGACGTGTCGCACTCCAAGCTGGCCTGCAACCACCTGCGCGAACCGTTCTCCCGTTTTCTGGAGCGCATCCTGCCCTTCACCGCCCACCTGCACCTGGCCGATGCGGCGGGTGTGGACGGCGAGGGGCTGCAGATCGACGAGGGCGACGTCGACTGGCCCCAGCTGCTCAGCCAGCTGACTCGGCTGGCTCCCGGCGCCTCCTTCATCCCGGAGATCTGGCAGGGGCACAAGAACAACGGCGAGGGGGCCTGGCTGGCCCTGGAGCGCCTGGAGCGCCACCAGCTGGCCGTAGGTCCGTCCCTGGTCGCGGCGTGA
- a CDS encoding sulfotransferase codes for MREITLGLNRRLRSVIEAGLRGEHQQEVDALGRRLPNFIIIGAAKSATTTLTTILPRHPDFFISRPKEPKFFGRRYDKGWAWYGRLFKAGRSCKLRGEGSTMYASALNSFAQAPALMHRYLPDLKLIYVVRHPLDRIVSQWRHRKGRKQSTQDLSALMRSRHLRKLVVGCSLYHERLQSFRTYYPDQQIHCLTFEDLIAEPRGTLHTLLSFLGASTAPAQLELLLDEGRLPRVNEAGDKGRRLVAAPAWSDRVQDQVLEVVRPDAHQMLRYMGKPTGTWEL; via the coding sequence CTGCGGGAGATCACCTTGGGCCTCAATCGCCGCCTTCGTTCGGTCATTGAGGCAGGCCTGCGCGGGGAGCACCAGCAGGAGGTTGACGCCCTGGGTAGACGTCTCCCCAACTTCATCATCATCGGTGCCGCCAAATCGGCAACCACCACCCTCACCACCATTCTGCCACGGCATCCCGACTTCTTCATCAGCCGGCCAAAGGAACCGAAGTTCTTTGGCCGCCGGTACGACAAGGGCTGGGCCTGGTATGGCCGGCTGTTCAAGGCCGGGCGCTCCTGCAAGCTGCGAGGCGAAGGCAGCACGATGTATGCCAGCGCCCTCAACAGCTTTGCCCAGGCCCCTGCGCTGATGCACCGCTATCTGCCGGACCTCAAACTGATCTATGTGGTGCGTCACCCGCTGGATCGGATCGTGTCGCAATGGCGTCATCGCAAGGGCCGGAAACAAAGCACGCAAGACCTCTCCGCCCTGATGCGTTCGCGCCACCTGCGCAAGCTTGTGGTGGGCTGCTCCCTCTATCACGAGCGACTGCAGAGCTTTCGCACCTACTACCCCGACCAGCAGATTCACTGCCTCACCTTTGAGGACCTGATCGCTGAACCCAGGGGCACCCTCCACACCCTGCTCAGCTTCCTTGGGGCCTCCACCGCGCCTGCCCAGCTGGAGCTGCTTCTGGATGAGGGCCGCCTCCCCCGCGTGAACGAGGCCGGCGACAAGGGAAGGCGGCTGGTGGCAGCGCCTGCCTGGAGCGACAGAGTGCAGGATCAGGTGCTGGAGGTGGTGCGCCCCGACGCTCACCAGATGCTGCGGTACATGGGCAAGCCCACCGGCACCTGGGAATTATAA